A window of the Tunturibacter empetritectus genome harbors these coding sequences:
- the fbp gene encoding class 1 fructose-bisphosphatase, giving the protein MIGETRRVAMAMITTVQQHILQQQQDMLKSTGREATGTFSWLLSGITLAAKMVEAKIRSAGLSDVYGSFGAENVQGEQQQKLDVYANQALLHCLGLRDSVAALVSEEDEQPVTFNRDAETGKYIIVFDPLDGSSNIDVNVNVGTIFSVLRRMPAELGTLEESILQPGFRQVAAGYVVYGPSTVLVYTTGNGVHGFTLDPTIGAFVLSNEKMMMPEQGSYYSVNEANAAGWSEEYRGYVEMLRTGGLKKEYSSRYIGSLVADFHRTLLKGGVFLYPPTLKQPKGKLRLLYEANPLAFIAEQAGGMATHGAGRILDIKPEGIHQRTPFCVGSKREMEALVAAVSPVSARE; this is encoded by the coding sequence ATGATTGGAGAGACACGGAGAGTGGCGATGGCGATGATTACGACGGTGCAGCAGCATATTTTGCAGCAGCAGCAGGATATGTTGAAGTCTACGGGACGTGAGGCTACGGGGACGTTCAGCTGGTTGCTGAGTGGGATTACGCTGGCCGCGAAGATGGTGGAGGCGAAGATTCGCTCGGCTGGGTTGAGCGATGTGTATGGCTCGTTTGGCGCGGAGAACGTGCAGGGGGAGCAGCAGCAGAAGCTGGATGTTTATGCGAACCAGGCTCTGCTGCATTGCCTTGGGCTCCGCGATAGCGTTGCGGCTCTGGTGAGCGAGGAGGATGAGCAGCCGGTGACGTTCAACCGGGATGCGGAGACGGGGAAGTACATTATTGTGTTCGATCCGCTGGATGGGTCAAGCAACATTGATGTGAATGTGAATGTGGGAACGATCTTCAGCGTGCTGCGGAGGATGCCGGCGGAGCTGGGGACGCTGGAGGAGTCGATTCTGCAGCCGGGGTTTCGGCAGGTGGCGGCGGGGTATGTGGTGTATGGGCCGTCGACGGTGCTGGTGTATACGACGGGAAATGGGGTGCATGGATTTACGCTCGATCCGACGATTGGGGCGTTTGTGCTGAGCAACGAGAAGATGATGATGCCGGAGCAGGGGAGCTACTACTCGGTGAACGAGGCCAATGCGGCGGGGTGGTCGGAGGAGTATCGCGGGTATGTGGAGATGCTGCGGACGGGTGGGTTGAAGAAGGAGTATAGCTCGCGGTATATCGGGAGCCTGGTGGCGGACTTTCATCGGACGCTGCTGAAGGGTGGGGTGTTTTTGTATCCGCCCACGCTGAAGCAGCCGAAGGGGAAGCTACGGCTGTTGTATGAGGCGAATCCGCTGGCGTTTATTGCGGAGCAGGCGGGTGGGATGGCTACGCATGGGGCGGGGCGGATTCTGGATATCAAGCCGGAGGGGATCCATCAGCGGACGCCATTTTGTGTGGGGAGTAAGAGGGAGATGGAGGCGCTGGTGGCGGCGGTTAGTCCGGTGAGTGCACGTGAGTGA
- a CDS encoding REP-associated tyrosine transposase, which produces MSLGLNRYHQTGDLHFITFSCFRKRNILGTYEARDRFVEIFEQTRKYLFHINGYVVMPNHVHILVSEPKSAPLSLAIQILKQRFSRTRTEDYVWETRYYDFNVRTEPKRIEKLRYIRRNPVTRGLVTEPGHWQWSSFNAHATNDAHPILITR; this is translated from the coding sequence ATGTCCCTGGGCCTGAACCGATACCATCAAACCGGCGACCTCCATTTCATCACCTTCAGTTGCTTCCGCAAACGAAACATCCTCGGCACCTACGAAGCCCGCGACCGCTTCGTAGAAATCTTCGAACAGACCCGCAAATATCTCTTCCACATCAACGGCTATGTCGTCATGCCCAACCATGTCCACATTCTCGTCTCAGAGCCCAAATCCGCCCCACTATCGCTCGCCATCCAGATCCTCAAGCAGCGCTTCTCCCGCACTCGCACCGAAGACTACGTTTGGGAGACCCGCTACTACGACTTCAACGTCCGCACCGAACCCAAGAGAATTGAAAAACTCCGCTACATTCGCCGCAACCCAGTCACCCGTGGACTAGTCACAGAGCCCGGCCATTGGCAGTGGAGCAGCTTCAATGCCCACGCCACCAACGACGCTCATCCAATCCTCATCACCCGATAA
- a CDS encoding M24 family metallopeptidase produces MPTRRRFLITSAATVAAAPTLKLAAQSEQTVKLPSAITALTNRRAEAVPITLAEREHRLERARALMHQHSIDAIVITTGTSLTYFTGLRWGQSERLFAWTLPATGAPFIVCPVFEEGRVRERMDAKPATLPSASITRVYTWNEDEDPYQLLAKALKDSGVATGRIGIEERTQFVFADGISHASPALTTTSATPVTFGCRAIKSPAELALMQLANNITLSVYKACYQSAQPGMTNRQFSQMVDLAYTRCGVTGDASCQVGEYSALPHGSLQPQIIREAEIILIDDGCTVEGYQSDISRTFVLGDPTIPKLDKARKVFDIVLKAQSAALAAGHPGAPCHTVDAAARDLITAAGYGPDYKYFTHRLGHGIGMDGHEWPYLVRGNTTPLAAGMCFSDEPGIYLPGEFGVRLEDDWHVTEDGGKMFTPQSPSLEHPFG; encoded by the coding sequence ATGCCCACCCGCCGCCGCTTCCTTATCACCTCTGCCGCGACAGTCGCAGCCGCCCCCACGCTCAAACTAGCCGCCCAGTCTGAGCAAACCGTGAAACTCCCGTCCGCCATCACCGCCCTCACCAACCGCCGCGCCGAAGCCGTCCCCATCACCCTCGCCGAACGCGAACACCGGCTCGAACGCGCCCGCGCCCTCATGCACCAGCACAGCATCGACGCCATCGTCATCACCACCGGCACCTCCCTCACCTACTTCACCGGCCTCCGCTGGGGCCAGTCCGAGCGCCTCTTCGCCTGGACCCTCCCCGCCACCGGCGCCCCGTTCATCGTCTGCCCAGTCTTCGAAGAGGGCCGCGTGCGCGAACGCATGGACGCCAAACCCGCCACCCTCCCCTCCGCCTCCATCACCCGCGTCTACACCTGGAACGAAGACGAAGATCCCTACCAGCTCCTCGCCAAAGCCCTCAAAGACTCCGGCGTAGCCACAGGAAGAATCGGCATCGAAGAGCGCACCCAGTTCGTCTTCGCCGACGGCATCAGTCACGCCAGCCCGGCCCTCACCACCACCAGCGCAACTCCCGTCACCTTCGGCTGTCGCGCCATCAAATCCCCCGCCGAACTAGCCCTCATGCAGCTGGCCAACAACATCACCCTCTCCGTCTACAAAGCCTGCTACCAATCCGCGCAACCCGGCATGACCAACCGCCAGTTCAGCCAGATGGTCGACCTCGCCTACACCCGCTGCGGAGTCACCGGCGACGCCAGCTGTCAGGTAGGCGAGTACTCCGCGCTACCCCACGGCTCCCTCCAACCGCAAATCATCCGCGAAGCAGAGATCATCCTCATCGACGATGGCTGCACCGTCGAAGGCTACCAATCCGACATCTCCCGCACCTTCGTCCTCGGCGACCCCACCATCCCCAAGCTCGACAAAGCCCGCAAGGTCTTCGACATCGTCTTGAAGGCGCAGTCAGCAGCCCTTGCCGCGGGTCATCCCGGCGCCCCCTGCCACACCGTCGACGCCGCCGCGCGCGACCTCATCACCGCCGCCGGCTACGGCCCGGACTACAAGTACTTCACCCACCGCCTAGGCCACGGCATCGGCATGGATGGACACGAGTGGCCCTATCTCGTCCGCGGCAACACCACCCCACTCGCCGCAGGCATGTGCTTCTCCGACGAACCCGGCATCTACCTCCCCGGCGAGTTCGGTGTCCGCCTCGAAGACGACTGGCACGTCACCGAAGACGGTGGCAAGATGTTCACCCCGCAAAGCCCCAGCCTCGAACACCCCTTCGGATAA
- a CDS encoding TetR/AcrR family transcriptional regulator, protein MRYPVAETAEKHARILEEASRLFRERGFSGVSVSEIMKATGLTHGPFYNHFDSKEELMVESVLQGFKSTLDGLHATEGTARGRAEYVKRYLSAGHRNAPGMGCTMASLSSEIRHEPKVKGAFTDRLKAVIEAVTAHFPWPSKRSARGDAIRMMASMVGAMILARAVEDERFSDEILSEVRKGLV, encoded by the coding sequence ATGAGATATCCGGTAGCAGAGACGGCGGAGAAACATGCGCGGATTCTGGAAGAGGCGTCGCGATTATTTCGCGAAAGGGGATTCTCGGGGGTTAGCGTCAGCGAGATTATGAAGGCGACCGGTTTGACGCATGGGCCTTTTTATAATCACTTCGACTCGAAGGAAGAGCTGATGGTCGAGAGCGTACTGCAAGGGTTCAAGAGCACGCTGGACGGGCTGCATGCGACGGAAGGGACTGCAAGGGGGAGAGCGGAGTATGTGAAGAGGTATCTGAGTGCGGGGCACCGGAATGCTCCTGGTATGGGATGCACGATGGCTAGCCTTTCTTCAGAGATTCGACATGAGCCAAAGGTGAAGGGTGCGTTCACGGATCGGCTGAAGGCTGTGATTGAGGCTGTGACGGCTCACTTTCCATGGCCTTCCAAGAGATCGGCGCGGGGGGATGCGATTCGGATGATGGCTTCGATGGTGGGGGCGATGATTCTGGCGCGGGCGGTGGAGGATGAGAGATTCTCGGATGAGATTCTGAGTGAGGTGCGGAAGGGGTTGGTGTGA
- a CDS encoding SDR family oxidoreductase, with protein MKLEGKKALITGGNSGIGLATAQLFIKEGAQVAITGRDQKTLDEAAKLLGPKATAYRADVADSAARKDLFAKIKKDFGHLDIVFANAGIAGQTTTGKTDEATFENIIRINLTGAFFTVEEALPILKDGSSVIFNGSVIGSLGQPGYAAYAASKAGLRGLSRSMAADLAPRGIRVNVVAPGPIKTPIWSRNTHTTEENDGVAKFIASTIPLGRFGEAEELAKAVLFLASDDSSYVNAVEFFVDGGAVGTPFGGPAFRG; from the coding sequence ATGAAACTCGAAGGTAAAAAGGCTCTCATCACCGGCGGCAACAGCGGCATCGGACTCGCCACCGCCCAGCTCTTCATCAAGGAAGGCGCACAAGTCGCCATCACCGGCCGCGACCAGAAGACCCTCGACGAAGCAGCCAAGCTCCTCGGCCCGAAGGCCACCGCCTACCGCGCCGACGTCGCCGACTCCGCTGCACGCAAAGATCTCTTCGCCAAGATCAAGAAAGACTTCGGCCACCTCGACATCGTCTTCGCTAACGCCGGCATCGCCGGACAAACAACCACCGGCAAAACCGACGAAGCCACCTTTGAAAACATCATCCGCATCAACCTCACCGGCGCCTTCTTCACAGTCGAAGAGGCTCTTCCCATCCTCAAAGACGGTTCCTCCGTCATCTTCAACGGCTCTGTCATCGGATCGCTCGGCCAGCCAGGCTACGCCGCATACGCCGCAAGCAAGGCCGGCCTCCGCGGTCTCTCCCGCTCCATGGCCGCCGATCTCGCCCCCCGCGGCATCCGCGTCAACGTCGTCGCTCCAGGGCCAATCAAAACACCCATCTGGAGCCGCAACACCCACACCACCGAAGAGAATGACGGAGTAGCAAAGTTCATCGCCTCGACGATTCCACTAGGCCGCTTCGGTGAAGCAGAGGAGCTCGCAAAAGCAGTCCTCTTCCTTGCCTCCGATGACTCCTCCTACGTCAACGCAGTCGAGTTCTTCGTCGACGGCGGTGCAGTAGGCACTCCCTTCGGCGGACCAGCCTTCCGCGGCTAA
- a CDS encoding CocE/NonD family hydrolase, with protein sequence MMRKFALVVCLLAVVSGGVMAQAPAASQEEFIKTHYAKFEYRIPMRDGVKLFVSVYTPQAGAFKDAGPYPFLMTRTPYSCGPYGEDKMPTRLGVSQELLESGYIFVCGDARGRYESEGVFQEMSPHIEDKKSAKDVDESTDMYDTVEFLLKHVENNNGKVGITGISYPGFYTSASIIDSHPAIKAASPQAPMTNLFFNDDGYHGGAFMLSANYGFYVFFKPLKNPTLPEKHEPFDFGTPDSYKFYLKAGPTENLDKAFAGSNFLFHDQVVHTTYDEYWKKRDLSLHMKNVHAAVMTVGGWFDAEDLSGPFKTFHAIDEFNPGAVNTLVVGPWTHGGWAMWDGDKLGDVNFGSKTGVFFRSQIQFPFFEHYLKGHDGGVLPKAYVFETGSNVWKKYDAWPPKSAAAKTLYFREGGKLSFDAPAEKAGVDEYVSDPAHPVPFVNYTTDTVPQRYMDDDQRFASRRPDVLTYETEPLTEDVTIAGPVRPKLKVASTGTDADFVVKLIDVYPNDFPDPPNDAVGKRVLGAAPILMGGYEQLVRGEPMRAKFRDSWEKPTALTPGKMVEVNAEMPDINHTFRAGHRIMVQVQSSWFPLVDRNPQTFVDIPFAKPEQFVKATESVYRSAGAASGVEVLVVPQH encoded by the coding sequence ATGATGAGAAAGTTCGCGCTTGTGGTGTGTTTGTTGGCGGTGGTGAGTGGCGGAGTGATGGCGCAGGCTCCGGCGGCGAGTCAGGAAGAGTTCATCAAGACGCACTATGCGAAGTTTGAGTACCGTATTCCGATGAGGGACGGGGTGAAGCTGTTTGTGTCGGTGTATACGCCGCAGGCGGGGGCATTCAAGGATGCGGGCCCGTATCCGTTTTTGATGACGCGAACGCCTTATAGCTGCGGGCCGTATGGCGAGGATAAGATGCCGACGCGGCTTGGGGTGAGCCAGGAGCTGCTGGAGTCGGGCTACATCTTTGTGTGTGGGGACGCGCGTGGGCGGTATGAGAGCGAGGGCGTGTTTCAGGAGATGAGCCCGCATATCGAGGATAAGAAGTCCGCGAAGGATGTGGATGAGTCGACGGATATGTACGACACGGTGGAGTTTTTGCTGAAGCACGTTGAAAACAATAACGGCAAGGTGGGGATTACGGGGATCAGCTATCCGGGGTTTTATACGTCGGCGAGCATTATTGATTCGCATCCGGCGATCAAGGCGGCCAGTCCGCAGGCTCCGATGACGAATCTGTTCTTCAACGATGATGGGTATCATGGCGGCGCGTTTATGCTGTCGGCCAACTATGGGTTTTATGTGTTCTTCAAACCGCTGAAGAACCCTACGTTGCCGGAGAAGCACGAGCCATTCGACTTTGGTACCCCAGACAGTTACAAATTCTATTTGAAGGCGGGGCCGACAGAGAACCTGGATAAGGCGTTTGCCGGGTCGAACTTTTTGTTTCATGACCAGGTGGTGCATACGACCTATGACGAGTACTGGAAGAAGCGTGATCTGTCGCTGCATATGAAGAATGTTCATGCGGCGGTGATGACGGTTGGCGGGTGGTTTGATGCTGAAGATCTTTCGGGGCCGTTCAAGACGTTCCATGCGATCGATGAGTTCAATCCTGGCGCGGTAAATACGCTGGTGGTTGGCCCGTGGACGCATGGCGGCTGGGCGATGTGGGATGGGGACAAGCTGGGGGATGTGAACTTTGGATCGAAGACCGGGGTGTTCTTTCGGTCGCAGATTCAGTTTCCGTTTTTTGAACACTACTTGAAGGGGCATGACGGCGGAGTGCTGCCAAAGGCTTATGTGTTCGAGACGGGCAGCAATGTGTGGAAGAAGTATGACGCGTGGCCACCGAAGTCTGCGGCTGCGAAGACGCTTTATTTTCGCGAGGGCGGCAAGCTGAGCTTCGATGCGCCTGCGGAGAAGGCCGGTGTGGATGAGTATGTGAGCGATCCGGCTCATCCTGTGCCGTTTGTGAACTACACGACGGACACGGTGCCGCAACGGTATATGGATGACGATCAGCGGTTTGCTTCGCGGCGGCCGGATGTTTTGACGTATGAGACCGAGCCGCTGACGGAGGATGTGACGATTGCGGGGCCGGTGCGGCCGAAGTTGAAGGTGGCTTCTACGGGGACGGATGCGGACTTTGTGGTGAAGCTGATTGATGTCTATCCAAATGATTTTCCGGATCCACCGAACGACGCTGTGGGGAAGCGGGTGCTTGGAGCGGCACCGATTTTGATGGGCGGATATGAGCAGCTGGTTCGGGGCGAGCCCATGCGGGCGAAGTTCCGGGATAGCTGGGAGAAGCCGACGGCGTTGACGCCGGGAAAGATGGTAGAGGTGAATGCGGAGATGCCGGATATCAACCACACGTTCCGCGCGGGGCATCGGATTATGGTGCAGGTGCAGAGCTCGTGGTTCCCGCTGGTGGACCGGAATCCGCAGACATTTGTGGATATTCCGTTTGCCAAGCCGGAGCAGTTTGTGAAGGCAACGGAGAGTGTGTACCGGAGCGCAGGCGCGGCTAGCGGGGTTGAGGTGCTTGTTGTGCCGCAGCACTAA
- a CDS encoding M14 family metallopeptidase, whose amino-acid sequence MRIGSSVGLIFVAALVWGVVAQGQTVADVSLQPHAAGSVACAPSGDATWMTPAEKSCYQTTPDYAETMAYLNRVQSAAPGQVRIEAFGKTGEGRELDVVVVSRDGVFDPSELHKAKRPIVLVQNSIHAGEMDGKDACLALLRDMVISKTKAGLLERAVFVFIPIYNADGHERRSAYNRINQAGPAEMGWRGNGTNLNLNRDYLKLDTPEARAFNSMFHRWLPDFFVDDHVTDGADYQYDVTFTIDDGPNVPKGTAKWVNEVATPTLEKYVDSHGHLASPTYINLVNDNDPAEGLGFNDDPPRFSTGYVILEGRPGMLVELHMLKDYKTRVTGNYEILAGLMELMNRDADKVIALNAAADKEAEALGAHPLGNVMYPLALGWSGDTTPFLFRGYKYTRELSEVSGAMRVEYTHEPWNVSLPFQTGFKVKAETKVPAAYIIPAQWVKVIDVLAAHQVEMERTTATWTGDVETYQCAGMAWQEPPFEGRHPTFNGEAMHDPGKYGSCVLVREKRTFPAGSAVVRLNQRLSKVALEWLEPAGPDSALQWGFFDSIFEQKEYGEAYVLESLAREMMAKDPKLKTEFEKKVASDPVFAGNSYARLEFFYERTPWFAANRVGQYPVGRLLSVEGVPVAR is encoded by the coding sequence ATGCGAATTGGTTCCAGCGTTGGTTTGATTTTTGTGGCGGCTTTGGTTTGGGGTGTAGTGGCGCAGGGGCAGACCGTGGCTGATGTTAGTTTGCAGCCTCATGCCGCGGGTAGTGTGGCTTGCGCTCCGAGCGGCGATGCAACCTGGATGACGCCGGCGGAGAAGAGTTGTTATCAGACGACTCCGGATTATGCGGAGACGATGGCTTATCTGAATCGCGTGCAGAGTGCGGCACCGGGACAGGTGAGGATTGAGGCGTTTGGGAAGACGGGTGAGGGCAGGGAGTTGGATGTGGTGGTGGTTTCGCGGGATGGTGTATTTGATCCTTCTGAGTTACATAAAGCGAAACGCCCGATTGTGTTGGTGCAGAACTCGATTCATGCGGGGGAGATGGATGGGAAGGATGCTTGCCTTGCGCTGCTGCGGGATATGGTGATCTCGAAGACGAAGGCTGGTTTGCTGGAGCGGGCGGTGTTTGTGTTCATCCCGATCTATAACGCGGATGGGCATGAGCGGAGGAGTGCTTATAACCGCATCAACCAGGCTGGTCCGGCGGAGATGGGGTGGCGCGGCAATGGGACGAACCTGAATTTGAATCGTGATTATCTGAAGCTGGATACACCGGAGGCTCGGGCGTTCAACTCGATGTTTCATCGCTGGCTGCCGGACTTTTTTGTGGATGACCATGTTACCGACGGCGCGGACTATCAGTATGACGTGACGTTCACGATTGATGATGGCCCGAATGTGCCGAAGGGTACGGCGAAGTGGGTGAATGAGGTCGCGACGCCGACGCTGGAGAAGTATGTGGACTCGCATGGGCATCTGGCTTCGCCTACGTATATCAATCTTGTGAATGACAACGATCCGGCGGAGGGGCTTGGGTTCAATGATGATCCTCCGCGGTTTTCGACGGGGTATGTAATTCTTGAGGGCCGGCCGGGGATGCTGGTTGAGCTGCATATGCTGAAGGACTATAAGACGCGCGTGACGGGGAACTACGAGATTCTGGCTGGGCTGATGGAGTTGATGAACCGCGATGCGGATAAGGTGATTGCGCTGAATGCGGCGGCAGATAAGGAGGCAGAGGCGCTGGGGGCGCATCCGCTGGGGAACGTGATGTACCCGCTGGCGTTGGGATGGAGCGGGGATACGACGCCGTTTTTGTTTCGCGGATACAAGTACACGCGAGAGTTGAGTGAGGTTTCGGGGGCGATGCGTGTGGAGTATACGCATGAGCCGTGGAATGTTTCGCTGCCGTTCCAGACTGGGTTCAAGGTGAAGGCCGAGACGAAGGTGCCGGCTGCGTACATCATTCCGGCGCAGTGGGTGAAGGTGATTGATGTGCTGGCGGCGCACCAGGTGGAGATGGAGCGGACGACGGCGACGTGGACGGGTGATGTGGAGACGTATCAGTGCGCTGGAATGGCGTGGCAGGAGCCTCCGTTTGAGGGGCGGCATCCGACGTTTAATGGTGAGGCGATGCATGATCCGGGGAAGTATGGGAGCTGCGTGCTGGTGCGGGAGAAGAGGACATTTCCGGCGGGGTCGGCGGTGGTGCGGCTGAATCAGCGGCTGTCGAAGGTGGCGCTGGAGTGGCTGGAGCCTGCTGGGCCTGACTCGGCTTTGCAGTGGGGATTCTTCGATTCGATCTTTGAGCAGAAGGAGTATGGCGAGGCGTATGTGCTGGAGTCGCTGGCGCGGGAGATGATGGCGAAGGACCCGAAGCTGAAGACGGAGTTTGAGAAGAAGGTGGCGAGCGATCCGGTGTTTGCGGGGAATTCGTATGCGCGGCTGGAGTTTTTCTATGAGCGGACGCCGTGGTTTGCGGCGAATCGGGTGGGGCAGTATCCGGTGGGGCGGTTGCTGAGTGTGGAGGGAGTTCCGGTGGCGCGATAG
- a CDS encoding O-methyltransferase, with the protein MNQDLWTSVDHYLTHTLVHPDQALDEAVRANADAGLPAIDVAPNQGKFLHLLARIHRAKRILEVGTLGGYSTIWLARALPPDGTLVTLELNPTHAKVAAANIKRAGLSSLVDLKVGSALESLTNLHAQKAAPFDLIFLDADKPNNPSYLEWALKLSRPGTVIVGDNVIRDGAILDPKSTDPAVSGTRTFLERFGDNPRLDATALQTVGSKGYDGFAIAIVKA; encoded by the coding sequence ATGAATCAGGATCTTTGGACCTCAGTCGACCACTACCTCACCCACACCCTCGTTCATCCCGATCAAGCACTCGACGAAGCCGTCCGCGCCAACGCAGACGCCGGTCTACCTGCCATCGACGTAGCGCCAAACCAGGGCAAATTCCTTCATCTCCTCGCCCGCATCCATAGAGCGAAGCGCATTCTGGAAGTAGGAACCCTCGGCGGATACAGCACCATTTGGCTGGCCCGCGCTCTCCCACCAGACGGCACACTGGTCACACTCGAACTCAATCCCACCCACGCAAAGGTTGCTGCGGCGAACATCAAGCGAGCAGGGTTGTCCTCGCTAGTCGACCTCAAAGTCGGCAGCGCACTCGAATCCCTAACCAACCTGCACGCTCAAAAAGCCGCACCCTTCGATCTCATCTTTCTCGACGCGGACAAACCCAACAACCCCTCCTACCTGGAATGGGCGCTCAAACTCTCGCGTCCCGGCACGGTCATCGTCGGAGACAACGTCATCCGCGACGGCGCCATCCTCGATCCCAAAAGTACCGACCCCGCAGTCTCAGGCACCCGCACCTTTCTCGAGCGCTTTGGAGACAATCCCCGCCTCGACGCCACCGCGCTCCAGACCGTAGGCAGCAAAGGCTACGACGGATTCGCCATAGCCATAGTCAAAGCATAG
- the ispF gene encoding 2-C-methyl-D-erythritol 2,4-cyclodiphosphate synthase, which yields MGMRIGYGFDSHAFTAGVPLVIGGLAIEHPEGLAGHSDGDVLLHAITDALLGAVSAGDIGTFFPPSDPRWKGAASSVFLQTALEEVATAGYKIVNIDTVLVMAKPKIVPIAGELRESVAALLGVQPGEVGIKAKTPEGLNQDNVAVAHVTVLLESLGIPEPVGVMAASAENEIDVVVKTLVGDSRSVSALGRKVTPFDTDDLT from the coding sequence ATGGGTATGAGGATTGGTTACGGATTCGACTCGCATGCGTTTACGGCGGGTGTGCCGTTGGTGATTGGCGGACTTGCGATTGAACATCCCGAGGGGCTGGCTGGGCACTCGGATGGCGATGTGCTGCTGCATGCGATTACGGATGCGCTGCTGGGTGCGGTGAGCGCGGGGGATATCGGTACGTTCTTTCCGCCGAGCGATCCGCGGTGGAAGGGCGCGGCTTCAAGTGTGTTTCTGCAGACGGCGCTAGAAGAGGTGGCTACGGCTGGATACAAGATCGTGAACATCGATACGGTGCTGGTGATGGCGAAGCCGAAGATTGTGCCGATTGCGGGGGAGTTGCGGGAGAGCGTTGCGGCGCTGCTGGGCGTGCAGCCGGGTGAGGTGGGGATCAAGGCGAAGACGCCGGAGGGTTTGAATCAGGATAATGTCGCTGTGGCCCATGTGACGGTGCTGCTGGAGAGTCTGGGGATTCCAGAGCCGGTGGGGGTTATGGCTGCTTCGGCTGAGAATGAGATTGATGTGGTGGTGAAGACGCTGGTGGGGGATTCGCGGAGCGTTTCGGCGCTGGGGCGGAAGGTGACTCCTTTTGATACGGATGATTTGACTTGA
- the ispD gene encoding 2-C-methyl-D-erythritol 4-phosphate cytidylyltransferase gives MRVFVILPAAGIGTRMAAGGASGSGPAPKQFLAISGVPVLVRSVRAFLAVPRVDAVCVAVRAHERERVEAQMVEFKLGPRVHMVEGGDNRQESVGNALAALECDAEDVVLVHDAVRPLIDPATIERTIDAVVKHGAAIVGLPAVDTIKQVERTADGAIVTATIPRERIVQAQTPQGARFGLLRAAFVEAEADGFSGTDEASLLERAGVEVAVVQGSARNFKITQPGDIELAEFYLGQGKA, from the coding sequence ATGCGAGTTTTTGTGATTCTTCCTGCAGCAGGTATTGGGACGCGGATGGCCGCGGGGGGTGCGTCTGGCTCAGGGCCGGCGCCGAAGCAGTTTCTTGCGATCAGTGGAGTGCCGGTGCTGGTGCGGTCGGTGCGGGCGTTTCTTGCGGTGCCGCGGGTGGATGCGGTTTGCGTGGCGGTGCGGGCGCATGAGCGGGAGCGGGTAGAGGCGCAGATGGTGGAGTTCAAGCTTGGGCCGCGCGTGCATATGGTCGAGGGCGGGGATAATCGACAGGAGTCGGTGGGGAATGCGCTGGCGGCGCTGGAGTGCGATGCGGAGGATGTGGTGCTGGTGCATGATGCGGTGAGACCGCTGATCGATCCGGCGACGATTGAGCGGACGATTGATGCGGTGGTAAAGCATGGGGCGGCGATTGTGGGGCTGCCGGCGGTGGATACGATCAAGCAGGTGGAGCGGACGGCGGATGGGGCGATTGTGACGGCAACAATTCCTAGGGAGCGGATTGTGCAGGCGCAGACGCCGCAGGGCGCTCGGTTTGGGCTGCTGAGGGCGGCATTTGTGGAGGCGGAGGCGGATGGGTTTTCGGGAACCGATGAGGCTAGTCTGCTGGAGCGGGCCGGGGTGGAGGTGGCTGTGGTGCAGGGGTCGGCGAGGAACTTCAAGATTACGCAGCCGGGGGATATTGAGCTTGCGGAGTTTTATCTGGGGCAGGGGAAGGCTTGA
- a CDS encoding GNAT family N-acetyltransferase, whose amino-acid sequence MVKDAELIARQRRQMFVDAGQAEDAALQAMMENFVAWVRPRLNDGSYVGWIVEDAGRVVAGAGMWMMEFPPHWMDAQPMRAYLLNFYVEPEARGKGLAYRLLKTSVEAARGRGVKVVSLHASKFGRPIYERNGFEESTEMMLRLE is encoded by the coding sequence ATGGTTAAGGATGCTGAGTTGATTGCGCGGCAGCGGCGGCAGATGTTTGTCGATGCAGGGCAGGCGGAGGACGCGGCGCTGCAGGCGATGATGGAGAACTTTGTGGCGTGGGTGCGGCCTCGTTTGAACGATGGCAGCTACGTTGGGTGGATAGTGGAGGATGCGGGCCGCGTGGTGGCGGGGGCGGGGATGTGGATGATGGAGTTTCCTCCGCACTGGATGGATGCGCAGCCGATGCGGGCGTATCTGCTGAACTTTTATGTGGAGCCGGAGGCGCGAGGGAAGGGGCTGGCTTATCGACTGCTGAAGACTTCGGTGGAGGCGGCGCGAGGGCGTGGGGTGAAGGTGGTTTCGCTGCACGCTTCGAAGTTCGGCAGGCCGATCTATGAGCGGAATGGATTTGAGGAGTCGACCGAAATGATGCTGCGGCTGGAGTAA